The DNA sequence GATGAAAGAGGAAATGTTTTTATAGAAATTGGATTAAATGAAATATTATTACCAACAATAGAACAATCAATAGGAGATGTTTATAGAGTTGGAGAAAGAATAAAAGTATATGTAGCAGGAGTAGAAAAAACTACAAAACATCCTAAAATAATCATATCAAGAAAAAGACCAGAATTGGTAAAAAAATTATTTGAAATAGAAATTCCAGAGATAGAAGATGGAGTAATAGAAGTGAAATCAATAGCTAGAGAAGCAGGAAATAGAAGCAAAGTCGCAGTATATTCAGAAGATATTAATGTTGATACGGTTGGGGCATGTATAGGTCAAAACGGAATGAGAATTAAAGAGGTCGTAAGGGAACTAAATGGAGAAAAAATAGATATAGTAAAATGGGTGGAAGATAAAGAGGAATATGTAGCAAATGCTTTAAGTCCGGCGAAAGTAAAATCAGTAAAAATTATAGCAGGAGAAGGGGCAAGAGTGATTGTGACACCAGACCAATTATCATTAGCTATTGGGAAAAGTGGTCAAAATGCAAGACTTGCAGCAAAATTAACAGGAATAAGAGTAGATATAAAAACAGAAGAAAAAAAAGAGGATATAGTGAAAGAAGATGAAGAGTAATCCAATAAGAACTTGCGTAGCTTGTAAAGAAACAGCAGAGAAGGCAACTCTTTTTAAATTAGTAGAGCGAGAAGGAAAATATGTATTAGATGAAAAACATAAAATGGATGGTAGAAGTATATATATATGCAAATCACCACTTTGTGTAAAAAAGATTTCAAAAAATAAAAAATATAATATTGATACAGAACTATTATTATTACTTATGAACAAAATAAAAATAGCGAGAAAAGAGCCAATAAAAGCTTTGAAATCTATAATAAACTCAGGAAAAGTAACATTTGGAATAAAACTTGTACAAGAGCAAGTGGCTAGAAATAAAGCTTCTTTACTTGTGTTAGCTGAAGATATAAGTAAAAAAAATGAAGAAAAAATAAAATTTGGAATAAAGGATAAAAAAATTCCTATTGTAAAATTTTCGACAAAAGAAGAATTAGGAGAGTTGTTTGGAAAAGACGAAGTTACTGTTATTGCAATTTTAAATAAAAAAATTGCAGGAGGTTTTTTTAAAGCGTTAGGGAGGTAATAACATGACACATAAAATAAGAGTGCATGAATTAGCAAAAGAATATGGGATTTCAAATAAAGATTTTTTAGAAAAATTAAATGAGTGGGATATTGCAGTTTCATCTCATTTATCAGGATTGACAGAGGAGCAGGTTGAAATAATTAAGAAAAAATTAGATGTTAAAAAAAGTAAAAAAGAAAAAATGAAAGAACAAAAAGAGGAACAAAGAAAAGCTAAAGAGATGAAAAAAGCCAAAATAGCAGAAGAAAAAGCCAAGGAAGAAGAGTTAAAAGTTATAAACATTTTAAGTGAAATAACAATAAAAGAGTTAGCAGAAAAAATGAATATTTCGCCTACTGAAATAATTAAAACTTTATTTCTTCAAGGTAAAGCATTTACAATAAATAGTAATATAGAGTTTGAATTAGTAGAAGAGATAGCAGAATCATATGGATATTTAGTAGAACAAGAAGAAAAAGAAGAAGAAACATATGGTGAGAAATTTAGTTTGGAAATAGAAGATAAAGAAGAAGAGTTATTAGATAGACCGCCAGTAATAACTGTAATGGGGCATGTTGATCATGGTAAAACTTCGTTATTAGATGCAATAAAAGAGACAACAGTTGCTGAAGGAGAAGCTGGAGGAATCACTCAAAGAATAGGTGCATATCAAATAATAAAAGATGGACAAAAAATAACATTTATAGATACTCCAGGTCATGAAGCTTTTACGGAAATGAGAGCTCGTGGAGCAAAAGTTACAGATATAGCAGTATTAGTAGTAGCTGCTGATGATGGAGTTATGCCACAAACAATAGAGGCAATAGCTCATGCTAAGGAAGCAGAAGTACCTATAATTGTAGCAGTAAATAAAATAGATAAAGATGGAGCTAATCCAATGAGAGTGAAACAAGAACTTTCAGAATATGATTTGTTACCAGCTGAATGGGGAGGAACTACAGATTTTGTAGAAATTTCTGCGAAAAAAAGAATTAATTTACAAGATTTATTAGATACAATTGTAGTAACAGCTGAAATTTTAGAATTAAAAGCTAATCCTAAAAAAAGAGCAAAAGCAGTTGTTTTAGAATCAAGATTAGACCAACAAAGAGGTCCAGTTGCAGATATTTTGATGCAAGAAGGGACTTTGAAAGTAGGAGATACAGTTATAGCAGGAGAATCATATGGTAAAGTAAGAGCTATGACAGATGATAAAGGAAAAAGAATAAAAGAAGCATTACCATCTCAACCAGTAGAAATTATAGGGTTTGATAAAGTTCCTGAAGCTGGAGATGTAGTTTATGCAGTTCAAAATGATAAACAAGGTAAAAAAATAGTTGAACAAATGCAATTAGAAAATAAAGCAAGAGATTATCAACAAAGAGGTCATATAAGTCTTGATAGACTTCATGATAAAATAGAAGGCGAAGAATTTAAAGAGTTAAAATTAATAATAAAAGCTGATACAAGAGGTTCTGTAGAAGTATTAAAAGAATCTATTTCAAAGTTATCAAATGAAGAAGTTGCAGTAAAAATAATTTATGCAGCAGCAGGAGCTATATCAGAAGGAGATGTAAAATTAGCAGAAGCATCAGATGCTATTATTATAGGATTTAATGTAAGACCTTCTACAAAAGCTAGATTAGAAGCTGAAAAAGAAGAAGTTGAAATTAGAAATTATAATGTTATTTATCATTTAACTGAAGAGCTAGCAGAAGCTATAAAAGGTATGCTTTCGCCTAAATTTAAAGAGGTTTATCAAGGAAGAGTTGAAATAAAAAAAGTATTTAAAATAACAAATGTAGGAAATATAGGTGGAGCAGTTGTAGTAGATGGATTAATAAAAAGAAATTCTGAAATTAGAGTTTTGAGGAATGGAATAATTGTATATACAGGAGAATTATCTTCATTAAAAAGATTTACTAGTGATGCAAAAGATGCAATAGTAGGTCAAGAATGTGGAATTGGAATAGCAAACTTTAATGATATAAAAGAGGGCGACATTATAGAAGCTTATATGATGGAAGAAATTCCTAGATAGGAAGTGAAAAAAGATGAATAAAAGAAGATTAGCAGGAATAGAAAAAGAGATGGCTAGATTTATAAGTAAGCTATTTTATGAAGAAGTGAAAAATCCTAAAATAAAAGGATTAGTATCTATTACAAAAGTAAAAGTTACAGAAGATATGAAATTTGCAGATGTATATGTAAGTGTTTTTAATGCAGATGCAAAAGAAGTTTTGAAGGGTGTGGAAGAAGTAAAAAGATTTTTAAGAAAAAGAGTAAGCGAAGAGATGAGACTTAGATATGTTCCAGAACTTAGAATAAAACATGATGATAGTATGGAATATGGAGCTAAAATAGATAAAATATTAAATGATTTGAAACATTAAACTGTTTGTAAAGTTTAGTTTTGAAAATATATATAATAATAGAAAAAATAAATAAGGGCGAACACAGGGGTTCGCCCCTACGGAGATGAAAATATAAAAAACATTTTATATTAGTAATAATTGTTTTGGGGAGAATAAAATGGAATGGGATTGTGTGAATGCAGATATAGATAAAGTTAGGGATATATCTAAAAAATATAATATCTCTCAAAGACTGGGAACTATATTAAATGTAAGGAATATAACTTTAGATAATGAAATAAAATTGTTATTAGATGTTGACTATAAAAATTTTAATTCTCCATTTGATTTTGAAGATATGGAAGAAGTGGTAAAATGTATATTAGAAAAAAGAGAAGAAGGAAAAAAAATTTTTATATATGGAGATTATGATGTAGATGGAATAACCTCTGTAGCATTTCTCGTTATTGCTCTTAGAAATATAGGGTTTGATGTTGGATATTATATTCCAAATAGAATGGAAGAGGGATATGGTTTAAATAAAAAATCTATTGAGTATATAAAAGCTAATAATGGAAATTTAATTATCACAGTTGATATTGGAATAAATTCTGAGGAAGAGATTAATCACGCAAGAAAATTAGGTATGGATATAATTGTAACTGACCATCATAAAGTGTTGGAAACTGATAATTATAAAGTACTAACTATAAATCCTAAAATAAGTAAAAATTATAAATTTGAGTTTCTTGCAGGAGCAGGAGTTGCTCTAAAATTAGCTCAAGCAATATATATTTATGATGATAAAAAATTAGAAGATTTATATAAATTTATAGATATAGTTATGATTGGGACAGTTGCAGATGTAATGCCCTTATCTGGAGAAAATAGAATAATAGTAAAAAAAGGGCTTGAACTTATAAATAATAGTAATATAAAAGGGTTAAAATATTTAATACACTATTTAAGATTAGACCATAAAAAAATCAGCACAAGTGATATTAGTTTTAATATTTCACCAATGTTAAATGCTTTAGGTAGAATCAAAGATTCTAAAATAGGAGTAGATTTTTTTCTTGAAGAAGATGAGTTTAAAATTTATAATATTATAGAAGAGATGAAAGAAGCAAATAAAACAAGACGTTCTTTAGAACGAAAAATATATCAAGATGTAGAAAAAAAATTAAAAACATTAGGTAGTAAGAAATATATTTTTTATTCTAGCAGCGAGTGGCATCCTGGTGTAATAGGTGTAGTAGCAGCTAGAATTTCATTAAAATATAAATTACCTACAATATTAATTTCTATTAATGGGGATTATGGCAAAGCATCTTGTAGAAGTGTTAAAGGAATAAATATTTTTGAGATACTAAATCAAAAGTCAGATAAATTTATTAGATTTGGAGGACATGATTTTGCAGTTGGATTTATAGCAAAAAAAGATAATTTAGAGGAACTGGAAAATCATTTAAAAAATAGGTTGGAAAATTTTGATGTTTGTACTCTAAAAAAACGACAAAAATTAGATATGGAAATAAAAAGCTTAGAGGAAATTAATGAAGATTTTTTTGAAGATATGGATAAATTAGCACCTTTTGGATTAGAAAATGAACAACCTGTTTTTTTAACAAAAGGAGTGTATTTTGATTCAATAAGATATTTTGGAGTTGATATGCAGCACTTTAAGTGTTATATAAGAAAAGATAATATGTTATTGGCTTCTATATCCTTTAATATTGCACATAAATTAAAAGAAATATTGTCATTAGCTCAAAAATTTGATATAATTTATTATCCAGAAAAAATATGGAATAAAGGTGAGGAAATAGTACAGCTAAAAATAAAAGATTTTAAAGAAAGTATAGATGAAAATAAAATGTTTTAAGCTGTTTCTAAATTAAAA is a window from the Haliovirga abyssi genome containing:
- the nusA gene encoding transcription termination factor NusA: MKEKDFKAFLNALSQLEEEKGIEKEKMIETVEQALLAAYKKNYGEEKEATIRIDRKKGYVKVYAIKRVVDELPSNHDEISLKEARSYDKTVEIGDEIEIEEKCEAFKRNAIQNAKQIVIQKVREAERETLFSDFKEKEDSIITGTIRRIDERGNVFIEIGLNEILLPTIEQSIGDVYRVGERIKVYVAGVEKTTKHPKIIISRKRPELVKKLFEIEIPEIEDGVIEVKSIAREAGNRSKVAVYSEDINVDTVGACIGQNGMRIKEVVRELNGEKIDIVKWVEDKEEYVANALSPAKVKSVKIIAGEGARVIVTPDQLSLAIGKSGQNARLAAKLTGIRVDIKTEEKKEDIVKEDEE
- a CDS encoding DUF448 domain-containing protein produces the protein MKSNPIRTCVACKETAEKATLFKLVEREGKYVLDEKHKMDGRSIYICKSPLCVKKISKNKKYNIDTELLLLLMNKIKIARKEPIKALKSIINSGKVTFGIKLVQEQVARNKASLLVLAEDISKKNEEKIKFGIKDKKIPIVKFSTKEELGELFGKDEVTVIAILNKKIAGGFFKALGR
- the infB gene encoding translation initiation factor IF-2, with protein sequence MTHKIRVHELAKEYGISNKDFLEKLNEWDIAVSSHLSGLTEEQVEIIKKKLDVKKSKKEKMKEQKEEQRKAKEMKKAKIAEEKAKEEELKVINILSEITIKELAEKMNISPTEIIKTLFLQGKAFTINSNIEFELVEEIAESYGYLVEQEEKEEETYGEKFSLEIEDKEEELLDRPPVITVMGHVDHGKTSLLDAIKETTVAEGEAGGITQRIGAYQIIKDGQKITFIDTPGHEAFTEMRARGAKVTDIAVLVVAADDGVMPQTIEAIAHAKEAEVPIIVAVNKIDKDGANPMRVKQELSEYDLLPAEWGGTTDFVEISAKKRINLQDLLDTIVVTAEILELKANPKKRAKAVVLESRLDQQRGPVADILMQEGTLKVGDTVIAGESYGKVRAMTDDKGKRIKEALPSQPVEIIGFDKVPEAGDVVYAVQNDKQGKKIVEQMQLENKARDYQQRGHISLDRLHDKIEGEEFKELKLIIKADTRGSVEVLKESISKLSNEEVAVKIIYAAAGAISEGDVKLAEASDAIIIGFNVRPSTKARLEAEKEEVEIRNYNVIYHLTEELAEAIKGMLSPKFKEVYQGRVEIKKVFKITNVGNIGGAVVVDGLIKRNSEIRVLRNGIIVYTGELSSLKRFTSDAKDAIVGQECGIGIANFNDIKEGDIIEAYMMEEIPR
- the rbfA gene encoding 30S ribosome-binding factor RbfA, which gives rise to MNKRRLAGIEKEMARFISKLFYEEVKNPKIKGLVSITKVKVTEDMKFADVYVSVFNADAKEVLKGVEEVKRFLRKRVSEEMRLRYVPELRIKHDDSMEYGAKIDKILNDLKH
- the recJ gene encoding single-stranded-DNA-specific exonuclease RecJ; amino-acid sequence: MEWDCVNADIDKVRDISKKYNISQRLGTILNVRNITLDNEIKLLLDVDYKNFNSPFDFEDMEEVVKCILEKREEGKKIFIYGDYDVDGITSVAFLVIALRNIGFDVGYYIPNRMEEGYGLNKKSIEYIKANNGNLIITVDIGINSEEEINHARKLGMDIIVTDHHKVLETDNYKVLTINPKISKNYKFEFLAGAGVALKLAQAIYIYDDKKLEDLYKFIDIVMIGTVADVMPLSGENRIIVKKGLELINNSNIKGLKYLIHYLRLDHKKISTSDISFNISPMLNALGRIKDSKIGVDFFLEEDEFKIYNIIEEMKEANKTRRSLERKIYQDVEKKLKTLGSKKYIFYSSSEWHPGVIGVVAARISLKYKLPTILISINGDYGKASCRSVKGINIFEILNQKSDKFIRFGGHDFAVGFIAKKDNLEELENHLKNRLENFDVCTLKKRQKLDMEIKSLEEINEDFFEDMDKLAPFGLENEQPVFLTKGVYFDSIRYFGVDMQHFKCYIRKDNMLLASISFNIAHKLKEILSLAQKFDIIYYPEKIWNKGEEIVQLKIKDFKESIDENKMF